The Bacteroidota bacterium genomic sequence GCCAGCCGCTTGCAAATAATCTTAAAAGAAGTTCATATTGCGTAGAGTCATAATCAGGAGGGCGGATAAATGGTACCCGGTTTTCAGGCAGATTGGTCAGGCACATGCGGAAGCAATAGGCCTGTATTTTTTTATCCCCTTCACCCGGTTGACCCGGTTTATCTTTTGAAATTCCAGGGAGCAAACCACTGGTAGAATCGCCCTGGATACGGAAAGGGCTGATATGATTCTTGAAATAATGGGCATGTTGAAAAACCCCGGCCTGCGAACCATTCCATTTTTCCCCGTATACGCTGCTGGCTTCACGGCCAATACTATAACCCACACCTGCAGCTGCCATCAAATCACCTTCGTAAGTGGCATCAATAAACATTTTACCTTCAAACTGCTTCCCACTTAAGGTGGAAATGGATTGGATTTTCCCGGCTTTTTTAACCACTCCTTTATCACGGTCAAGCCATTCATTGCGAAAGACTTTAATAGAGTTTTCGCGGATAAGGGATTCGAAAATTTCTTCTGCCACATGAGGCTCAAAGATCCACATGGTATGTTTGTTTCCGTCAATAGCGGGTACACCTTGCCCCTTATTTCCATATTCTTCTTTTTTCTGCCATTTCCATGCCCCATCAGTCTGATAATGCAGAAAAATCCTATGATAAAATTCACGGGACAACCCTCCAATCACTGATTTATTACCCGTATCCGTAAATCCCAAGCCGGAAGAAGATAATCCCCCCAGATGTACATCAGGAGAAACGACCAAAACCGATTTCCCCATGCGCGCTACCTGAACCGCAGCAATAATTGCAGACGATGTACCACCATATATAATCACATCTGCTTTATATATTTTTGCTTTAGCCTGTAAATTTTCAG encodes the following:
- a CDS encoding FAD-dependent oxidoreductase, encoding MKKHFRLTLILCLLSFTFFTENLQAKAKIYKADVIIYGGTSSAIIAAVQVARMGKSVLVVSPDVHLGGLSSSGLGFTDTGNKSVIGGLSREFYHRIFLHYQTDGAWKWQKKEEYGNKGQGVPAIDGNKHTMWIFEPHVAEEIFESLIRENSIKVFRNEWLDRDKGVVKKAGKIQSISTLSGKQFEGKMFIDATYEGDLMAAAGVGYSIGREASSVYGEKWNGSQAGVFQHAHYFKNHISPFRIQGDSTSGLLPGISKDKPGQPGEGDKKIQAYCFRMCLTNLPENRVPFIRPPDYDSTQYELLLRLFASGWRETFQKFDPIPNRKTDTNNHGPFSTDYIGMNYQYPEASYETRKKIIREHESYQKGLMYFISNDPRVPKVVQAEMKKWGLAKDEFGDNGNWPYLLYIREARRMSGEEIMTENEILGKRAITRSVGMGSYSLDSHNVQRYVTDEGFVQNEGDIGVAPKKPYQISYGALIPKKSECENLLVPVCISSSHIAYGSIRMEPVFMILGQSAATAAVLS